From one Gracilibacillus salinarum genomic stretch:
- the addB gene encoding helicase-exonuclease AddAB subunit AddB, which yields MLLRFLMGSATVNKSEQCLQEIRQELRQDPQGPSIIYLVPDQMTFQQEYALLNGDDVNGSIRAQVYSFSRLAWRVMQLTGGATKKYITSTGMQMMLRKIVEERTDDWKVFQKAIEKQGFIEQLEEMITEFKRYCVTPDLITAQLGEMDRFQHKTVSEVALHHKLDDLLYIYQSLQHALAGHYMDSEDQLQQLIEKLEDTDFLENTTVYIDGFHQFTPQELLVIDVMIKKAKNVTVTLTLNELNNDVTPLDLFYQTKETYYQLQQLAEQASVATEIEYADQHGGEKDAFLHLDHHFDSRPVQPFSDQAPVRIAEAVHPRAEVEGTAQEIVRLVRDQGYRYRDLAILIREPDVYHDLITTVFQDYQIPIFVDEKRTMLNHPLIETVRSLLDVVEGNWRYDAVFRLLKAGFIPRGAGEFRLDQEAIDELENYVLEYGVRGRSRWLSDKDWIFQRFRGFDQSTQTDRELVAQKRINHYRDKIAEALADIDTKLRTLPTIRQKTIALFEWLESIGAPAQLEQMREDFDNQGRVEKGREQDQVWDAVIQLLEEITEVAGEEEMSLSTFRNVLESGFDALRFSHVPPSIDHVVVGSIDRSRMHGIKTAFLLGVNEGTWPMKPGGDGLITEEERSVLQTHGLKLAEGSKRQLLDDWFYVYLAFTLPADNLWISYPISNEEGNQKAASSLIKRMEELFPHQQSRLFLQDPEEMTDANRFVTTPNKTRGALTAQLARKLRGYPIDSIWEYVLNWFIEHSDKQQIHQQVLKSLFYQNKPVDLDKDTVQALYEKEINASVSRLEMYHRCSYQHFARYSLGLEDRPTYKLDAPDIGQLFHEALKQITEWIQKEGRQFADVYDLDARKYANRAVGELANVLQHQILHSSNRYQYIQKKLESVIARATFILSEQARKTHFAPVGLEVGFGYPDQLQPLTVPLPNDHTLLLRGRIDRVDQAFENEQLYLRIIDYKSSAKGLNLTEVYYGLALQMLAYLDVVLQNAEGWLGHPASPAGVLYFHVHNPMISADDFLSEDKIEQEIFKKFKMKGLMVDQEEVVRMMDTTLDYGRSNIIPAGFSKTGSFYKGSQVAEQNVFNELQGYIHRLMENAGLAITEGKVDLNPFQQQQLTACTFCDFRSVCQFDPTLAENNYRKLKEMKDEEVIEAIKRGEA from the coding sequence CTGTTGTTGCGATTTTTAATGGGTAGTGCGACAGTGAATAAAAGCGAGCAATGTTTACAAGAGATCAGGCAAGAACTCAGGCAAGATCCCCAAGGTCCTTCCATTATTTATTTAGTCCCAGATCAAATGACATTCCAACAAGAATATGCGCTTTTAAACGGTGACGATGTAAATGGTTCGATTCGTGCACAGGTTTACAGCTTTTCACGATTAGCGTGGCGTGTTATGCAGCTGACAGGTGGTGCAACCAAGAAATATATTACATCCACTGGGATGCAAATGATGCTGAGAAAGATTGTCGAAGAGCGGACGGATGATTGGAAAGTCTTTCAAAAAGCAATTGAAAAGCAAGGTTTTATTGAACAGTTAGAGGAAATGATCACCGAATTCAAACGATATTGTGTGACACCGGATCTGATTACGGCACAATTAGGTGAAATGGATCGTTTCCAGCATAAAACGGTCAGCGAAGTAGCATTACATCATAAATTAGATGACTTATTATATATTTATCAGAGTCTTCAGCATGCATTGGCAGGGCATTATATGGATAGCGAGGATCAGCTGCAGCAATTAATAGAGAAACTTGAAGACACGGACTTTCTTGAGAATACGACGGTGTATATTGACGGTTTTCATCAGTTTACACCGCAAGAGCTGCTTGTAATCGATGTAATGATCAAAAAAGCGAAAAACGTGACAGTTACGTTAACACTGAATGAACTGAACAACGACGTGACGCCATTAGACTTATTCTACCAAACGAAAGAAACCTATTATCAGTTACAACAATTAGCTGAACAAGCATCGGTCGCGACGGAAATAGAGTATGCAGATCAGCATGGTGGGGAGAAAGATGCTTTTCTTCATTTGGATCATCATTTTGACAGCAGGCCTGTACAACCTTTTTCTGATCAAGCGCCAGTTCGTATTGCAGAAGCAGTACATCCACGTGCAGAAGTAGAGGGAACTGCTCAGGAAATTGTCCGATTAGTAAGAGATCAGGGCTATCGTTATCGTGACTTGGCTATTTTAATTCGCGAACCGGATGTGTACCATGATTTAATTACAACCGTTTTTCAAGATTATCAAATACCGATTTTCGTTGATGAGAAGCGTACGATGCTGAACCATCCTCTCATTGAGACCGTTCGCTCATTATTAGATGTAGTGGAAGGGAATTGGCGTTATGATGCCGTTTTTCGACTGTTAAAAGCTGGTTTTATTCCAAGAGGAGCCGGAGAATTCCGTTTGGATCAGGAAGCCATTGATGAGTTGGAAAATTATGTACTGGAATATGGTGTCCGGGGCAGAAGCAGATGGTTATCAGATAAAGACTGGATTTTTCAGCGATTCAGAGGGTTTGACCAATCTACCCAGACAGATCGGGAATTAGTAGCCCAAAAACGCATCAATCATTATCGGGATAAAATTGCAGAGGCACTGGCGGATATTGACACAAAGCTGCGGACATTACCAACGATCCGTCAAAAAACAATTGCCTTATTCGAGTGGCTTGAATCGATTGGTGCACCGGCGCAATTAGAACAGATGCGGGAAGATTTCGATAATCAAGGACGGGTAGAGAAAGGCCGTGAACAGGACCAGGTATGGGATGCGGTCATTCAGTTGTTAGAAGAAATAACAGAAGTAGCGGGTGAAGAGGAAATGTCACTCTCCACCTTCCGCAATGTATTAGAATCAGGGTTCGATGCCTTGCGGTTTTCACATGTGCCTCCTAGTATTGATCACGTTGTAGTTGGTTCCATTGACAGATCGAGAATGCATGGTATTAAAACAGCTTTCCTGTTAGGTGTTAATGAAGGAACCTGGCCAATGAAACCGGGTGGCGATGGACTGATTACAGAGGAAGAGCGATCAGTGTTACAAACACATGGTTTAAAGCTGGCGGAAGGTAGTAAACGTCAGTTACTGGATGATTGGTTCTACGTCTATTTAGCCTTTACCTTGCCAGCGGATAACTTATGGATCAGTTATCCAATCAGTAATGAAGAAGGAAACCAAAAGGCAGCTTCCTCTTTGATAAAAAGAATGGAAGAATTATTTCCTCATCAGCAAAGTCGATTATTCTTGCAGGATCCGGAGGAAATGACAGACGCCAATCGCTTTGTCACGACACCCAACAAAACACGAGGTGCGTTGACAGCACAATTGGCAAGAAAGCTGAGAGGTTATCCGATCGATTCAATTTGGGAATATGTGTTGAATTGGTTTATTGAACATTCGGACAAGCAGCAGATTCATCAGCAAGTATTAAAGAGCTTGTTTTATCAAAATAAACCAGTGGATCTGGATAAGGATACGGTACAAGCATTGTATGAGAAAGAAATCAACGCAAGTGTATCGAGACTGGAAATGTATCATCGTTGTTCCTATCAGCATTTTGCCAGGTACAGCTTAGGATTGGAAGATCGTCCAACCTACAAACTGGATGCACCCGATATCGGTCAATTATTCCATGAAGCGTTAAAACAAATTACCGAATGGATTCAGAAAGAAGGCAGGCAATTTGCAGATGTTTATGATCTGGATGCCAGGAAGTATGCAAATCGAGCGGTAGGTGAACTGGCGAATGTGTTGCAGCATCAGATTCTGCACAGTTCCAATCGTTATCAATATATCCAAAAGAAATTAGAAAGTGTCATTGCAAGAGCAACCTTTATATTAAGCGAACAAGCGCGTAAGACACACTTTGCCCCGGTAGGCTTGGAAGTTGGTTTTGGTTATCCGGATCAATTGCAGCCATTAACGGTTCCGTTACCGAACGATCATACGTTATTGTTACGTGGACGTATCGACCGGGTTGATCAAGCATTTGAAAATGAACAGTTATATTTACGAATAATAGATTATAAATCCAGTGCAAAAGGGTTAAATCTAACGGAAGTGTATTATGGACTTGCATTACAGATGCTGGCTTACTTAGATGTCGTATTGCAAAACGCAGAGGGCTGGCTTGGACATCCGGCCTCACCAGCAGGGGTGCTCTATTTCCACGTGCATAATCCGATGATTTCAGCAGACGACTTTTTATCGGAAGACAAAATTGAACAAGAAATCTTCAAGAAGTTCAAAATGAAAGGTCTGATGGTCGACCAGGAAGAGGTTGTCCGGATGATGGATACTACATTAGATTATGGTCGAAGTAATATTATTCCTGCTGGCTTCAGTAAAACAGGGTCCTTTTATAAAGGTTCACAAGTAGCAGAGCAAAATGTTTTTAACGAACTGCAAGGCTATATTCACCGGTTAATGGAGAATGCCGGCCTTGCGATTACAGAAGGAAAAGTAGACCTTAATCCGTTCCAGCAACAGCAATTAACAGCCTGTACGTTCTGTGATTTCCGTTCTGTCTGCCAATTTGATCCGACACTTGCTGAAAATAATTATCGTAAATTAAAAGAAATGAAAGACGAAGAAGTAATCGAAGCAATCAAGCGGGGTGAAGCATAA
- a CDS encoding GNAT family N-acetyltransferase: MFYHKIDEELSLKLIELKDAERVFTLTDSSRDYLRKWLPWLDFTTKLEDTKTFIKNSLKGYAEGESLTTFIVYQNEIVGTAGYNSLDWSNKIAYIGYWLGEDYQGKGIMTRVAGALTDYAINELNMNKVDIRAAAQNHKSRAVPERLGYVQEGSVRQAEWLYDHYVDHVIYGMLAEEWKKKA; the protein is encoded by the coding sequence ATGTTTTACCACAAAATAGATGAAGAACTTTCTTTGAAATTAATAGAATTAAAAGATGCTGAAAGAGTATTTACCTTAACCGACAGTTCACGCGATTACCTGCGCAAATGGCTGCCGTGGCTTGATTTCACAACAAAATTAGAAGACACCAAAACGTTTATTAAGAATTCCTTAAAGGGCTATGCAGAAGGAGAGAGTCTCACAACATTTATTGTCTATCAAAATGAAATCGTAGGTACTGCAGGCTATAATTCTCTCGACTGGAGCAACAAAATAGCCTATATCGGCTACTGGCTTGGAGAGGACTATCAAGGGAAAGGCATTATGACACGAGTGGCAGGTGCGTTAACCGACTATGCGATAAACGAACTGAACATGAATAAAGTAGATATTCGAGCAGCAGCACAAAATCATAAAAGCAGAGCAGTCCCGGAACGATTAGGATATGTTCAGGAAGGAAGCGTCAGACAGGCAGAATGGTTATATGATCATTATGTTGATCATGTTATTTATGGCATGCTGGCGGAGGAATGGAAGAAAAAAGCCTGA
- a CDS encoding GrpB family protein has protein sequence MLGVNKGEVKLDPPSEDWKRLYKKEQQLLHTIIGNDIVELQHIGSTSIQQISAKPIIDILIGVDDLSRIEHFDETKLNNHGYYQLSKVHVEGKRVFAKFSNLEKLTKTHILHVVRYQGLLWNQLTYFRDYMNDNREKAKEYETLKQELARKHPHDERSYTIEKKKFVDGIIRDIN, from the coding sequence GTGTTAGGTGTTAATAAAGGAGAAGTAAAACTTGATCCACCTTCTGAAGATTGGAAAAGATTATATAAGAAAGAACAGCAACTGTTACACACGATTATCGGTAATGACATTGTAGAGTTGCAGCATATAGGGAGTACCTCCATTCAGCAGATCAGTGCCAAACCAATCATTGATATACTGATCGGAGTGGATGATTTATCGCGAATAGAACATTTTGACGAAACAAAATTAAACAATCATGGTTATTATCAGTTATCGAAAGTACATGTGGAGGGGAAAAGGGTTTTTGCTAAGTTTAGTAATCTGGAAAAACTGACAAAGACACATATTCTCCATGTTGTGAGATATCAGGGTCTGCTATGGAACCAGCTCACTTATTTTAGGGATTATATGAATGACAACCGAGAAAAAGCGAAAGAATATGAGACGCTCAAGCAGGAATTAGCAAGAAAACATCCTCATGATGAACGTTCATATACAATAGAAAAAAAGAAATTTGTAGATGGAATAATTAGAGATATCAACTAG
- a CDS encoding DJ-1/PfpI family protein — protein sequence MRQRTVGILLFNEVEVLDFAGPFEVFSLAADLETGENFFRVVTITEKDDALQARNGLQVLPDYHFDNHPKLDLLIVPGGYGAEEIEIHNPNVIEWILKQQSEVDIIASVCTGALLLAKAGMLDGKKATTHWLDLDRLANEFPKVDVLRGVKFVDQGVLVTSAGISAGINMSFHLLVRLCGKAVAEQTAKRMEYDISFMG from the coding sequence ATGAGGCAACGAACTGTAGGTATTTTATTATTCAATGAAGTTGAAGTGCTCGATTTTGCAGGTCCGTTTGAGGTTTTTTCATTAGCTGCTGATTTAGAAACGGGAGAGAATTTCTTTCGTGTAGTAACCATTACCGAAAAAGATGATGCGCTCCAGGCGCGAAATGGATTACAGGTGCTGCCAGATTATCATTTTGACAATCATCCAAAGCTTGATTTGTTAATAGTGCCCGGAGGATATGGAGCAGAGGAAATAGAAATACATAACCCTAATGTTATAGAGTGGATTCTCAAGCAACAATCCGAAGTCGATATTATTGCCTCAGTTTGTACCGGAGCATTGCTGTTAGCAAAGGCAGGCATGCTCGACGGTAAAAAAGCGACAACGCATTGGCTTGACCTCGATCGTTTAGCAAACGAATTCCCCAAAGTCGATGTCCTGCGTGGTGTGAAATTCGTGGATCAAGGAGTACTTGTTACTTCGGCAGGGATCTCAGCAGGGATTAACATGTCATTTCATTTGTTGGTACGCCTATGTGGAAAAGCAGTTGCTGAACAAACCGCCAAAAGGATGGAATATGATATTTCGTTTATGGGATAA
- a CDS encoding DUF4181 domain-containing protein encodes MNTAELWPMFFLKLILIIVGLLVVMWWLNKKIRRKLNVEKLPPNQHLNKQHEQLDWTIRIITIMVIVFGFLFNKTREYGDTIWWLQPWIPLAVGALIGATAKAYMEWKYAENPRQYVATISELCLAVVSVIGIIAVGYFDLI; translated from the coding sequence ATGAATACCGCTGAATTGTGGCCAATGTTTTTTCTGAAGTTAATACTTATAATTGTCGGCTTGCTAGTTGTGATGTGGTGGCTTAATAAAAAAATCAGGAGAAAGTTGAATGTCGAAAAGTTACCTCCCAATCAGCATTTAAATAAGCAGCACGAACAATTAGACTGGACGATCCGAATAATCACAATCATGGTTATCGTGTTTGGTTTTCTCTTTAACAAAACAAGGGAATATGGTGATACGATCTGGTGGTTACAGCCTTGGATTCCACTTGCGGTTGGCGCACTGATAGGAGCTACAGCAAAGGCATATATGGAATGGAAATATGCAGAAAATCCAAGACAATATGTAGCAACCATCAGTGAACTGTGCTTAGCTGTTGTCTCAGTAATCGGTATCATCGCTGTTGGCTATTTTGACTTGATTTAG
- a CDS encoding alpha/beta fold hydrolase, whose protein sequence is MTPKTIYKGSTGKQKIEAKYEKYLATLPFEVERDYIDTSFGTTHVLKAGPREGKPVFIFQGGNCINPMTLRWFSQLVKKYRIYAPDTVGHPGYSAESRISAKNQDFANWIQEMILHYQIKNCAFIGPSYGGGIILRLATFLPELINCAVLVSPAGITLGSKSIMIKKVLLPLINYRINSSDKHLNTIAHNMSEGTMKPLDKEIIGDVFQYVKLEQDMPKLTNQKELENFLAPTLVITGAKDIFFPGDKLEKSAKKIIPNLIKLLNYDMGHFPSETHLKEINKEIEQFLRIHYK, encoded by the coding sequence ATGACTCCAAAAACCATTTATAAAGGAAGTACAGGGAAGCAGAAGATAGAAGCGAAATATGAAAAATATCTTGCTACTCTTCCATTTGAGGTTGAAAGGGATTATATCGATACAAGCTTTGGAACAACACATGTATTAAAAGCTGGTCCAAGGGAAGGTAAGCCGGTTTTTATTTTCCAAGGTGGGAATTGTATAAATCCTATGACATTGAGGTGGTTTTCCCAGTTAGTAAAGAAGTATAGAATATATGCACCTGATACAGTCGGTCATCCTGGATACAGTGCAGAAAGTAGAATATCAGCAAAGAATCAAGACTTCGCAAATTGGATACAAGAAATGATTCTACACTATCAAATCAAAAACTGTGCGTTTATAGGGCCTTCATATGGCGGAGGGATTATTTTACGATTAGCTACTTTTTTGCCAGAACTGATAAACTGTGCAGTTCTCGTGTCACCAGCTGGAATAACGCTAGGATCGAAATCGATCATGATAAAAAAAGTATTACTGCCGCTTATTAACTATCGCATCAATTCTTCTGATAAGCACTTAAATACCATTGCACATAATATGTCTGAAGGTACAATGAAACCGCTTGATAAAGAAATCATTGGAGATGTATTTCAATATGTCAAGCTAGAACAAGATATGCCAAAATTAACAAATCAAAAAGAATTAGAAAATTTTCTAGCACCAACATTAGTAATAACAGGGGCAAAAGACATCTTTTTCCCGGGAGACAAATTGGAAAAGAGTGCAAAGAAAATCATTCCTAATTTAATAAAACTACTAAACTATGATATGGGACACTTTCCATCGGAAACCCATTTAAAAGAAATAAATAAAGAAATAGAGCAGTTTTTGCGTATACATTATAAATAG
- the lepB gene encoding signal peptidase I: MNKKRIWSIVRIVIFATVLAVIFRSYLFASYVVNGKSMEPTLHDGNLLMVNKMVYDLMDIHRFDVIVFHANEQEDYVKRVVGKPGDHIEYRDDVLYVNGEAVEEPYLEPFRQSGEILTKDFSLEGVTGEKVVPKGKLFVLGDNRTKSYDSREIGFVDQETVVGKVDIRYWPMSELNFQFIN; encoded by the coding sequence ATGAATAAAAAAAGAATATGGTCAATCGTACGTATCGTTATTTTTGCAACAGTGTTGGCGGTTATTTTTCGTTCCTATTTATTTGCAAGCTATGTCGTGAACGGAAAATCAATGGAACCGACATTGCATGATGGAAACCTCTTAATGGTCAATAAAATGGTCTATGATTTAATGGATATACATCGTTTTGACGTGATTGTGTTTCATGCGAATGAACAGGAAGATTATGTGAAGCGTGTTGTAGGTAAACCGGGAGATCATATCGAATACCGGGATGATGTCTTGTATGTCAATGGTGAAGCTGTAGAGGAGCCTTACTTAGAACCATTTCGTCAGTCTGGTGAGATCCTCACAAAGGATTTCAGCTTAGAGGGTGTCACTGGTGAGAAAGTAGTACCCAAAGGCAAGCTGTTCGTATTGGGAGACAACCGGACCAAAAGCTATGACAGCAGAGAAATAGGCTTTGTTGATCAGGAGACGGTAGTTGGCAAAGTCGATATACGTTACTGGCCAATGTCGGAACTGAACTTTCAATTTATAAACTAA
- a CDS encoding TVP38/TMEM64 family protein, producing MLTYNISNIDNINVDQIKEYIEANEFGQLVDFLLQSYESLGPLPGVLLPFLEAFLPFLPLIVFVMTNAAAYGLLEGFILSWAGGSAGAIAVFMLVRRFKHIRLLRWISRNKQVSKVTEWLERHGFGPLFILLCFPFSPSAIINLVAAISGVGFYQFVLAVLLGKGVMILTVSSIGDSIISFAQNPLKTIILLIGISILWVVGKYIEKRLQTRADQKNSNYTD from the coding sequence ATGCTTACATACAATATTAGTAATATCGATAACATTAATGTTGATCAAATAAAAGAATATATTGAAGCAAATGAATTTGGGCAATTGGTTGATTTTTTGCTGCAGAGTTATGAAAGTCTAGGTCCGCTTCCGGGTGTGCTGTTGCCTTTTTTAGAAGCCTTTTTACCTTTTTTACCATTAATTGTGTTTGTGATGACAAATGCAGCGGCATACGGACTGCTAGAAGGTTTTATCTTGTCATGGGCTGGCGGCAGTGCCGGGGCAATTGCAGTGTTTATGCTGGTACGCCGATTTAAGCATATCCGTTTGTTACGTTGGATCAGCAGAAATAAGCAGGTGTCGAAAGTTACGGAGTGGTTAGAGCGACACGGATTTGGTCCGTTATTTATTCTGTTATGTTTTCCATTTTCTCCTTCGGCAATTATAAATTTAGTGGCAGCTATTTCTGGTGTTGGATTTTACCAATTTGTTTTAGCGGTACTGTTAGGAAAAGGTGTCATGATCCTTACCGTATCATCGATTGGAGACAGTATCATTTCGTTTGCACAAAATCCGCTTAAAACGATTATATTACTAATAGGTATTTCGATTCTTTGGGTCGTTGGAAAATATATAGAGAAACGTCTGCAAACACGAGCAGATCAAAAAAACAGTAATTATACGGATTAA
- a CDS encoding competence protein ComK yields the protein MEMLMEKVREISPKTLAIVGKEEDGQYFTRVIEYEEADDYETTWSTQKVLDYTCREFGISLRGLIEGSRMLSKITHKPPIAIDRISGMYFFPIESPQRKACTWIAHSHVLELEKIDHDLTRIVFKNGRDLILDISYATMINQLYRTAQYRYLLSNKMEQILESAQFVAEAKWHKH from the coding sequence ATGGAAATGTTAATGGAGAAGGTACGAGAAATCAGTCCTAAGACACTCGCAATTGTCGGAAAAGAGGAAGATGGTCAATATTTTACAAGGGTGATTGAATATGAGGAAGCGGATGATTATGAAACAACCTGGAGTACACAAAAAGTGCTGGATTACACTTGCAGAGAGTTCGGCATCAGTCTTCGGGGGCTGATTGAAGGATCACGGATGTTAAGCAAAATCACGCATAAACCGCCAATTGCCATTGACCGGATCAGTGGTATGTATTTTTTCCCGATTGAATCTCCTCAAAGAAAGGCCTGTACCTGGATTGCACATTCCCATGTGCTCGAATTAGAAAAAATTGATCATGATTTAACAAGAATTGTTTTCAAAAATGGGCGTGACCTGATTCTGGATATATCGTATGCGACGATGATTAATCAACTCTATCGCACCGCACAATACCGTTACTTATTAAGTAATAAAATGGAACAGATTCTGGAGTCTGCCCAATTCGTGGCAGAAGCCAAATGGCATAAGCATTAA
- a CDS encoding DUF3939 domain-containing protein, whose translation MWFKKKKTAKEKTYPIKDISLEEVRHAIHAFSKELPADIPLKIVAKDDLSLDYSLLAPFLKGIPEKNYYMSKETYDLFEEEEKHIPLALDQIQHAVDQYIAQTNELPVIDHDPYRKVNFFKLEKLKLIEERPEMDFYITDQEQLVTTVKPE comes from the coding sequence ATGTGGTTTAAAAAGAAGAAAACAGCCAAAGAAAAAACATACCCGATTAAGGATATTTCTTTAGAAGAAGTACGCCATGCCATTCATGCATTCAGCAAAGAACTGCCAGCAGATATTCCATTAAAAATAGTCGCAAAAGACGATTTATCACTAGATTATTCCTTACTTGCCCCGTTCTTGAAGGGGATTCCAGAAAAGAACTACTATATGTCCAAGGAAACCTATGACCTGTTTGAAGAAGAGGAAAAACATATTCCCCTGGCCTTGGATCAGATCCAGCATGCTGTCGATCAATATATTGCCCAAACCAATGAATTGCCCGTCATTGATCATGATCCTTATCGCAAGGTAAATTTCTTCAAGCTGGAAAAATTAAAATTAATCGAGGAACGCCCAGAAATGGATTTTTATATTACCGATCAGGAACAACTGGTAACCACTGTAAAACCGGAGTAA